The following are encoded together in the Salvelinus alpinus chromosome 37, SLU_Salpinus.1, whole genome shotgun sequence genome:
- the LOC139565625 gene encoding uncharacterized protein isoform X1, with amino-acid sequence MEDKSPGTYKVTNAALPRLRRRMEHLKKHSSTCEARFEKEKINPEAQMSDTEAASTSEAASTSGSIVIVLDDAPPLIRTDSIYLTKAMLGYKTDDSITSIDNSEGDYVPGPSESSEEDNSDDFSEPKTRVDSSKHVDLVSEGDSSDKIAGVKRRNPYKKTSKRCRSSSEENSSNEETELKRKNQYANTYKRCTSSPMSNTSSESLLVMNVSELDGSKKYHQKKHFCLFCEQPQSKIARHLQRKHGDEIEVATALRFAKRSKARRLQLNLLRKKGNRAHNIQALKEGKGVLVPCKQTSNDKTNHQDYQHCFACHGLFKRKSMWRHVARCTLAQHVRKEMPGKTRIQALCANAQPVAKGVSEKVWKLVSNMAQDDVAHAVKQDRYILALGEKMYNKKGENPSQHQHIRQTLRELGRLVIKGRKVTPLKKMKDYINPKHFQHIIKAVKEVTGYDEKTNKFEKATLATKLGQSIQKIADIMEGEVLITQNEEKLKLVRDFQGIYRLRCNEMISSAAYRTLEQKKWNTPQLIPLADDVKKIHMYLDEKQKQYYNQLCDEKTSGKWSNLAKVILPQMIIFNRKREGEVSKMSVATFHSRDKSPLNKDVAVALTEVERLLCAHFERIETCGKRGRKVPVILTPVMVESLELLIKERCSCGVSEGNIDLFARPGYDTHFRGNDCIRAYAKQCGAKLPEALSSTKLRKQVATLSRVLNLNDTEQDQFADFLGHDIRIHRKFYRLPEGTFQLAKISKILMACEQGRLAEFKGKSLDQITISPSEKSMAENNEAADSCSSENDSEREESSEKSYEENLTGEMSAIRAKQPMTKGKLGQKRGSHGAKGTKRFWSTIEVDAVEDSLMNFIRMGKTPGKQDCEKCIAASGQALVNRDWRAVKFYVHNRIVADQRK; translated from the exons ATGGAAGATAAGAGTCCAGGAACCTACAAAGTAACCAATGCG GCACTGCCGAGGCTAAGAAGGCGCATGGAACATCTAAAGAAGCATAGTTCAACTTGTGAGGCCAGATTTGAAAAGGAAAAGATAAATCCCGAAGCGCAG ATGTCAGACACCGAagctgccagtacctctgaggctgccagtacttCTGGGTCGATAGTCATTGTGTTGGATGATGCACCACCGTTGATCAGAACAGACAGTATATAC TTGACCAAAGCTATGCTTGGATACAAGACTGATGACTCAATAACCAGCATTGACAACAGTGAAGGTGATTATGTCCCAGGGCCATCAGAATCATCAGAGGAAGACAATTCTGATGATTTTTCAGAACCAAAGACAAGGGTGGACAGCAGTAAACACGTTGATTTAGTCTCAGAGGGAGACAGTTCAGATAAAATAGCAGGAGTCAAGAGAAGGAATCCCTACAAGAAGACTAGCAAGAGATGCAGAAGTTCCTCAGAAGAAAACAGCTCAAATGAAGAAACAGAACTCAAGAGAAAGAATCAATATGCAAATACTTATAAGAGATGTACTAGTTCCCCAATGTCAAACACTAGCAGTGAATCATTGCTTGTAATGAATGTCTCAGAATTAGATGGATCCAAAAAGTACCACCAAAAAAAGCACTTCTGTCTGTTTTGCGAGCAACCGCAATCCAAAATTGCCCGTCATTTACAACGTAAACATGGGGATGAAATAGAAGTAGCTACTGCACTTCGGTTTGCAAAGAGATCAAAAGCTAGGAGACTTCAGCTGAATCTTCTTCGCAAGAAGGGGAATCGGGCACACAACATTCAGGCACTTAAAGAAGGAAAGGGGGTTTTGGTACCATGTAAACAAACAAGTAATGACAAGACCAATCACCAGGACTATCAGCATTGTTTTGCCTGCCATGGGCTCTTTAAACGCAAATCTATGTGGAGGCATGTGGCAAGGTGCACACTAGCACAACACGTTCGAAAGGAGATGCCTGGCAAAACCAGAATACAGGCGCTCTGTGCTAATGCTCAACCGGTTGCTAAAGGAGTGAGTGAAAAGGTATGGAAACTTGTGAGTAACATGGCTCAAGATGATGTAGCCCATGCAGTAAAACAAGACAGATACATCTTGGCATTGGGTGAAAAAATGTACAACAAGAAAGGGGAGAACCCCTCACAACACCAGCACATTCGTCAAACTTTGCGAGAACTAGGGAGACTTGTGATTAAAGGTAGAAAGGTGACACCACTGAAAAAGATGAAGGATTATATCAACCCAAAACACTTCCAACACATCATAAAAGCTGTCAAAGAAGTGACTGGCTATGATGAAAAGACAAACAAATTCGAAAAAGCAACCCTGGCGACAAAGCTTGGGCAAAGCATCCAGAAAATTGCAGACATCATGGAGGGTGAAGTTCTTATTACCCAGAATGAAGAAAAGTTGAAGCTTGTCCGAGACTTCCAAGGCATCTACCGTCTTCGCTGTAATGAAATGATCTCTTCTGCTGCATATCGTACACTTGAACAGAAGAAATGGAACACACCGCAGCTTATTCCATTAGCAGATGACGTTAAAAAAATACACATGTACTTAGATGAAAAGCAGAAACAATACTACAACCAACTGTGCGATGAGAAAACCTCAGGAAAATGGAGCAATCTAGCAAAAGTGATACTGCCTCAGATGATTATCTTCaacaggaaaagagagggagaggtgtcaaAGATGTCTGTGGCAACATTTCACTCCAGGGACAAATCCCCACTTAACAAAGATGTTGCAGTGGCGCTAACAGAGGTTGAGAGACTCCTCTGTGCGCATTTTGAACGCATTGAAACCTGTGGGAAGCGTGGCAGGAAGGTGCCTGTAATCCTTACTCCAGTGATGGTGGAATCTTTAGAGCTGCTTATCAAAGAGCGGTGCTCATGTGGAGTGAGCGAAGGAAATATCGACTTATTTGCCAGGCCAGGATATGATACACATTTTCGGGGGAATGACTGCATCCGCGCCTATGCCAAACAATGTGGTGCCAAGTTACCTGAAGCATTGTCATCAACTAAACTACGAAAACAGGTTGCCACCCTCTCCAGAGTGTTAAATCTCAATGATACAGAACAGGACCAGTTTGCTGACTTCTTGGGTCACGACATTCGGATTCATCGAAAGTTCTACCGTCTTCCAGAGGGAACGTTTCAGTTGGCCAAAATAAGTAAAATACTGATGGCATGTGAACAGGGCAGATTGGCAGAGTTCAAGGGGAAAAGTCTGGATCAAATAACCATCAGTCCCAGTG AAAAAAGCATGGCTGAAAATAATGAGGCTGCAGACTCTTGTTCATCAGAGAACGACTCTGAGAGAGAGGAGTCATCTGAAAAATCCTATGAAGAAAATCTGACCG GAGAGATGTCAGCGATTCGGGCCAAACAGCCAATGACCAAGGGAAAGCTGGGACAAAAGAGAGGCTCACATG GTGCCAAAGGAACAAAAAGGTTTTGGTCGACAATAGAGGTGGATGCAGTTGAAGATTCCTTGATGAATTTTATCCGAATGGGAAAAACGCCTGGAAAACAAGACTGTGAGAAATGCATTGCTGCTTCTGGCCAAGCGCTAGTAAACAGGGACTGGAGAGCAGTAAAGTTCTATGTACACAACAGAATAGTTGCAGATCAGAGAAAATAA
- the LOC139565625 gene encoding uncharacterized protein isoform X3, whose product MEDKSPGTYKVTNAALPRLRRRMEHLKKHSSTCEARFEKEKINPEAQMSDTEAASTSEAASTSGSIVIVLDDAPPLIRTDSIYERCQRFGPNSQ is encoded by the exons ATGGAAGATAAGAGTCCAGGAACCTACAAAGTAACCAATGCG GCACTGCCGAGGCTAAGAAGGCGCATGGAACATCTAAAGAAGCATAGTTCAACTTGTGAGGCCAGATTTGAAAAGGAAAAGATAAATCCCGAAGCGCAG ATGTCAGACACCGAagctgccagtacctctgaggctgccagtacttCTGGGTCGATAGTCATTGTGTTGGATGATGCACCACCGTTGATCAGAACAGACAGTATATAC GAGAGATGTCAGCGATTCGGGCCAAACAGCCAATGA
- the LOC139565625 gene encoding uncharacterized protein isoform X2 has product MEHLKKHSSTCEARFEKEKINPEAQMSDTEAASTSEAASTSGSIVIVLDDAPPLIRTDSIYLTKAMLGYKTDDSITSIDNSEGDYVPGPSESSEEDNSDDFSEPKTRVDSSKHVDLVSEGDSSDKIAGVKRRNPYKKTSKRCRSSSEENSSNEETELKRKNQYANTYKRCTSSPMSNTSSESLLVMNVSELDGSKKYHQKKHFCLFCEQPQSKIARHLQRKHGDEIEVATALRFAKRSKARRLQLNLLRKKGNRAHNIQALKEGKGVLVPCKQTSNDKTNHQDYQHCFACHGLFKRKSMWRHVARCTLAQHVRKEMPGKTRIQALCANAQPVAKGVSEKVWKLVSNMAQDDVAHAVKQDRYILALGEKMYNKKGENPSQHQHIRQTLRELGRLVIKGRKVTPLKKMKDYINPKHFQHIIKAVKEVTGYDEKTNKFEKATLATKLGQSIQKIADIMEGEVLITQNEEKLKLVRDFQGIYRLRCNEMISSAAYRTLEQKKWNTPQLIPLADDVKKIHMYLDEKQKQYYNQLCDEKTSGKWSNLAKVILPQMIIFNRKREGEVSKMSVATFHSRDKSPLNKDVAVALTEVERLLCAHFERIETCGKRGRKVPVILTPVMVESLELLIKERCSCGVSEGNIDLFARPGYDTHFRGNDCIRAYAKQCGAKLPEALSSTKLRKQVATLSRVLNLNDTEQDQFADFLGHDIRIHRKFYRLPEGTFQLAKISKILMACEQGRLAEFKGKSLDQITISPSEKSMAENNEAADSCSSENDSEREESSEKSYEENLTGEMSAIRAKQPMTKGKLGQKRGSHGAKGTKRFWSTIEVDAVEDSLMNFIRMGKTPGKQDCEKCIAASGQALVNRDWRAVKFYVHNRIVADQRK; this is encoded by the exons ATGGAACATCTAAAGAAGCATAGTTCAACTTGTGAGGCCAGATTTGAAAAGGAAAAGATAAATCCCGAAGCGCAG ATGTCAGACACCGAagctgccagtacctctgaggctgccagtacttCTGGGTCGATAGTCATTGTGTTGGATGATGCACCACCGTTGATCAGAACAGACAGTATATAC TTGACCAAAGCTATGCTTGGATACAAGACTGATGACTCAATAACCAGCATTGACAACAGTGAAGGTGATTATGTCCCAGGGCCATCAGAATCATCAGAGGAAGACAATTCTGATGATTTTTCAGAACCAAAGACAAGGGTGGACAGCAGTAAACACGTTGATTTAGTCTCAGAGGGAGACAGTTCAGATAAAATAGCAGGAGTCAAGAGAAGGAATCCCTACAAGAAGACTAGCAAGAGATGCAGAAGTTCCTCAGAAGAAAACAGCTCAAATGAAGAAACAGAACTCAAGAGAAAGAATCAATATGCAAATACTTATAAGAGATGTACTAGTTCCCCAATGTCAAACACTAGCAGTGAATCATTGCTTGTAATGAATGTCTCAGAATTAGATGGATCCAAAAAGTACCACCAAAAAAAGCACTTCTGTCTGTTTTGCGAGCAACCGCAATCCAAAATTGCCCGTCATTTACAACGTAAACATGGGGATGAAATAGAAGTAGCTACTGCACTTCGGTTTGCAAAGAGATCAAAAGCTAGGAGACTTCAGCTGAATCTTCTTCGCAAGAAGGGGAATCGGGCACACAACATTCAGGCACTTAAAGAAGGAAAGGGGGTTTTGGTACCATGTAAACAAACAAGTAATGACAAGACCAATCACCAGGACTATCAGCATTGTTTTGCCTGCCATGGGCTCTTTAAACGCAAATCTATGTGGAGGCATGTGGCAAGGTGCACACTAGCACAACACGTTCGAAAGGAGATGCCTGGCAAAACCAGAATACAGGCGCTCTGTGCTAATGCTCAACCGGTTGCTAAAGGAGTGAGTGAAAAGGTATGGAAACTTGTGAGTAACATGGCTCAAGATGATGTAGCCCATGCAGTAAAACAAGACAGATACATCTTGGCATTGGGTGAAAAAATGTACAACAAGAAAGGGGAGAACCCCTCACAACACCAGCACATTCGTCAAACTTTGCGAGAACTAGGGAGACTTGTGATTAAAGGTAGAAAGGTGACACCACTGAAAAAGATGAAGGATTATATCAACCCAAAACACTTCCAACACATCATAAAAGCTGTCAAAGAAGTGACTGGCTATGATGAAAAGACAAACAAATTCGAAAAAGCAACCCTGGCGACAAAGCTTGGGCAAAGCATCCAGAAAATTGCAGACATCATGGAGGGTGAAGTTCTTATTACCCAGAATGAAGAAAAGTTGAAGCTTGTCCGAGACTTCCAAGGCATCTACCGTCTTCGCTGTAATGAAATGATCTCTTCTGCTGCATATCGTACACTTGAACAGAAGAAATGGAACACACCGCAGCTTATTCCATTAGCAGATGACGTTAAAAAAATACACATGTACTTAGATGAAAAGCAGAAACAATACTACAACCAACTGTGCGATGAGAAAACCTCAGGAAAATGGAGCAATCTAGCAAAAGTGATACTGCCTCAGATGATTATCTTCaacaggaaaagagagggagaggtgtcaaAGATGTCTGTGGCAACATTTCACTCCAGGGACAAATCCCCACTTAACAAAGATGTTGCAGTGGCGCTAACAGAGGTTGAGAGACTCCTCTGTGCGCATTTTGAACGCATTGAAACCTGTGGGAAGCGTGGCAGGAAGGTGCCTGTAATCCTTACTCCAGTGATGGTGGAATCTTTAGAGCTGCTTATCAAAGAGCGGTGCTCATGTGGAGTGAGCGAAGGAAATATCGACTTATTTGCCAGGCCAGGATATGATACACATTTTCGGGGGAATGACTGCATCCGCGCCTATGCCAAACAATGTGGTGCCAAGTTACCTGAAGCATTGTCATCAACTAAACTACGAAAACAGGTTGCCACCCTCTCCAGAGTGTTAAATCTCAATGATACAGAACAGGACCAGTTTGCTGACTTCTTGGGTCACGACATTCGGATTCATCGAAAGTTCTACCGTCTTCCAGAGGGAACGTTTCAGTTGGCCAAAATAAGTAAAATACTGATGGCATGTGAACAGGGCAGATTGGCAGAGTTCAAGGGGAAAAGTCTGGATCAAATAACCATCAGTCCCAGTG AAAAAAGCATGGCTGAAAATAATGAGGCTGCAGACTCTTGTTCATCAGAGAACGACTCTGAGAGAGAGGAGTCATCTGAAAAATCCTATGAAGAAAATCTGACCG GAGAGATGTCAGCGATTCGGGCCAAACAGCCAATGACCAAGGGAAAGCTGGGACAAAAGAGAGGCTCACATG GTGCCAAAGGAACAAAAAGGTTTTGGTCGACAATAGAGGTGGATGCAGTTGAAGATTCCTTGATGAATTTTATCCGAATGGGAAAAACGCCTGGAAAACAAGACTGTGAGAAATGCATTGCTGCTTCTGGCCAAGCGCTAGTAAACAGGGACTGGAGAGCAGTAAAGTTCTATGTACACAACAGAATAGTTGCAGATCAGAGAAAATAA